The proteins below are encoded in one region of Sporosarcina sp. FSL K6-1508:
- the rplD gene encoding 50S ribosomal protein L4, whose translation MPKVSVLNQAGTSVGDIELNEAIFGIVPNEAVLFEALVQQRASLRQGNHKVKSRGEVAGGGRKPWRQKGTGRARQGSIRSPQWRGGGIVFGPAPRSYSYKLPKKVRRLALLSALSTKVREEDIIVLEGLTFDAPKTKEFIKVLADLSINKKALIVTADLDETVALSARNIPGISVVTATGINVLDLIGHDKLVITKAAVQKIEEVLG comes from the coding sequence ATGCCTAAAGTATCCGTATTAAACCAGGCAGGAACTTCTGTCGGAGACATCGAACTAAATGAAGCAATCTTTGGTATCGTGCCGAACGAAGCTGTCTTATTCGAAGCATTGGTTCAACAGCGCGCTTCATTACGTCAAGGTAACCACAAAGTGAAATCCCGTGGGGAAGTAGCTGGTGGCGGACGTAAACCGTGGCGTCAAAAAGGTACAGGTCGTGCTCGTCAAGGGTCGATCAGATCACCACAATGGCGTGGAGGCGGTATCGTATTCGGTCCAGCTCCAAGAAGCTATAGCTACAAATTACCGAAGAAAGTCCGGAGGTTGGCTCTTCTTTCAGCTCTTTCTACGAAAGTTCGCGAAGAAGATATCATCGTTCTTGAAGGGCTAACATTCGATGCACCAAAAACAAAAGAGTTCATCAAAGTACTAGCTGATCTATCAATTAACAAGAAAGCGTTGATTGTAACTGCAGATCTAGATGAAACTGTGGCATTGTCCGCACGTAACATCCCTGGCATCAGTGTAGTAACAGCGACAGGCATTAACGTACTTGACCTTATTGGTCACGATAAACTAGTAATAACTAAAGCAGCAGTTCAAAAAATAGAGGAGGTGCTTGGTTAA
- the rplW gene encoding 50S ribosomal protein L23 codes for MEARDILKRPVITERTSEQMEFKKYTFEVDTRANKTHIKQAIEEVFGVQVDKVNVQNYKGKLKRMGKHSGYTNRRRKAIVTLTADSKDIELFEM; via the coding sequence ATGGAAGCACGTGATATTCTAAAACGTCCGGTCATTACCGAGCGTACTTCTGAACAAATGGAATTCAAAAAGTACACTTTTGAAGTTGATACGCGCGCTAATAAAACACATATTAAGCAAGCTATCGAAGAAGTTTTCGGTGTTCAAGTTGATAAAGTGAACGTACAGAACTACAAAGGCAAACTTAAGCGTATGGGTAAGCACTCCGGTTATACGAACAGACGCCGTAAAGCGATTGTTACATTAACTGCTGACTCAAAAGACATCGAACTTTTCGAAATGTAA
- the rplB gene encoding 50S ribosomal protein L2, giving the protein MAIKKYKPTSNGRRNMTTSDFAEITADKPEKSLLAPLKRKGGRNNTGRITVRHHGGGHKRQYRVIDFQRRKDGIPGRVATIEYDPNRSANIALINYVDGEKRYILAPKGLVVGATIMSGPESDIKVGNSLPLENIPMGTTIHNIEMKPGKGGQLVRSAGTSAQLLGREDKYVIVRLQSGEVRMILATCRATIGQVGNEQHELINIGKAGRSRWMGKRPTVRGSVMNPNDHPHGGGEGKTGIGMKSPVTPWGKPTLGYKTRKKNNKSDKLIVRRRKK; this is encoded by the coding sequence ATGGCGATTAAGAAATACAAACCTACCTCCAACGGACGCCGTAACATGACTACATCCGATTTTGCTGAGATTACTGCTGACAAACCGGAAAAATCATTGCTTGCACCGCTTAAGCGGAAAGGCGGCCGTAACAACACTGGTAGGATTACTGTTCGTCACCATGGTGGAGGCCACAAGCGCCAATACCGTGTCATCGATTTCCAACGCCGGAAAGATGGCATACCAGGACGCGTTGCTACGATCGAATACGATCCAAACCGTTCAGCCAACATTGCTCTAATCAATTACGTAGATGGAGAGAAACGTTACATCCTCGCTCCAAAAGGTTTAGTAGTTGGAGCAACGATTATGTCAGGCCCAGAATCGGATATCAAGGTCGGTAACTCACTTCCACTTGAAAACATTCCAATGGGTACTACAATTCACAACATCGAAATGAAACCAGGTAAAGGCGGACAATTAGTACGTTCAGCAGGAACATCTGCACAACTACTAGGCCGTGAAGATAAGTACGTTATTGTACGTCTTCAATCTGGAGAAGTTCGTATGATTCTTGCAACATGCCGCGCGACAATTGGTCAAGTTGGTAATGAACAACACGAACTTATCAACATCGGTAAAGCAGGACGTTCACGTTGGATGGGTAAACGCCCAACAGTACGTGGTTCTGTCATGAACCCTAACGATCACCCACACGGTGGTGGTGAAGGTAAAACTGGTATCGGTATGAAGTCTCCAGTAACTCCGTGGGGCAAACCGACACTTGGTTATAAAACACGTAAGAAAAACAACAAATCCGACAAACTTATTGTTCGTCGTCGCAAGAAGTAA
- the rpsS gene encoding 30S ribosomal protein S19: MGRSLKKGPFVDDHLMKKVEAQKDSEKKQVIKTWSRRSTIFPTFIGMTIAVYDGRKHVPVYVTEDMVGHKLGEFAPTRTYRGHGADDKKTRR, from the coding sequence ATGGGCCGCAGCTTGAAAAAAGGACCATTTGTAGACGATCATCTTATGAAGAAGGTTGAAGCACAAAAGGATTCCGAGAAAAAACAGGTTATCAAAACATGGTCACGACGTTCAACAATCTTCCCGACTTTCATCGGAATGACAATTGCTGTATACGACGGACGTAAACACGTTCCTGTCTACGTTACTGAAGATATGGTTGGTCACAAACTTGGTGAATTCGCACCTACGCGCACATACAGAGGTCATGGCGCCGACGATAAGAAAACAAGACGTTAA
- the rplV gene encoding 50S ribosomal protein L22, with translation MQQAKATARTVRIAPRKVRLVVDLIRGKKIGEAVAILRLTPKAASPVVEKVLNSAIANAEHNYEMDVENLIVSEVFVDEGPTMKRFRPRAQGRASAINKRTSHITLVVSEKKEG, from the coding sequence ATGCAACAAGCAAAAGCTACTGCCCGCACAGTCCGTATTGCTCCTCGCAAAGTCCGTTTGGTCGTTGATCTTATCCGGGGCAAGAAAATCGGTGAAGCTGTCGCGATTCTACGTTTGACGCCGAAAGCGGCATCTCCGGTAGTGGAAAAAGTTTTGAATTCAGCGATTGCAAATGCTGAGCATAACTATGAAATGGATGTCGAAAACCTAATTGTTAGCGAAGTTTTCGTTGACGAAGGTCCGACTATGAAACGTTTCCGTCCACGCGCACAAGGACGTGCAAGTGCAATTAATAAACGTACGAGCCACATCACATTAGTGGTATCAGAAAAGAAGGAGGGATAA
- the rpsC gene encoding 30S ribosomal protein S3: MGQKVHPNGLRVGIIRDWESKWYAEKDYATLLHEDLKIRDFIEKRLIEASVSKVEIERAAKRVNISIHTAKPGMVIGKGGTEVETLRKMLNDITGKRVHINIIEIKRADLDAKLVAESIARQLETRVSYRRAQKQAIQRTIRSGAKGIKTQVSGRLGGADIARSEHYSEGTVPLHTLRADIDYAHAEADTTFGKLGVKVWIYRGEVLPVKKKNSEEGGN, encoded by the coding sequence GTGGGTCAAAAAGTACATCCTAACGGTTTACGGGTCGGTATCATCCGTGACTGGGAGTCTAAATGGTACGCAGAAAAAGACTATGCGACTCTCTTGCACGAAGATTTGAAAATCCGTGATTTCATCGAAAAACGCCTTATAGAAGCATCTGTTTCTAAAGTGGAAATTGAACGTGCTGCAAAGCGTGTTAACATCAGCATCCACACTGCTAAGCCAGGAATGGTTATTGGTAAAGGTGGTACTGAGGTCGAAACACTTCGTAAAATGTTGAACGACATCACTGGTAAACGCGTTCACATCAACATTATTGAAATTAAGCGTGCAGATCTTGATGCGAAACTAGTAGCAGAATCAATTGCACGTCAGCTAGAAACACGCGTATCTTACCGTCGTGCACAGAAACAAGCGATTCAACGTACGATTCGCTCTGGCGCTAAAGGTATTAAAACACAAGTTTCTGGACGTCTTGGCGGTGCTGACATCGCTCGGTCGGAACATTATAGTGAAGGTACTGTCCCTCTCCATACATTACGTGCAGACATTGATTATGCACACGCAGAAGCTGACACAACATTTGGTAAGCTTGGCGTTAAAGTATGGATTTACCGTGGAGAAGTCCTTCCAGTGAAGAAGAAGAACTCTGAGGAAGGAGGCAACTAA
- the rplP gene encoding 50S ribosomal protein L16: MLMPKRVKYRRVFRGKMRGTTKGGATVQFGEYGLQALDSAWITNRQIEAARISMTRYMKRGGKVWINIFPHKPYTKKPLEVRMGSGKGAVEGWVAVVKPGRVMFEIAGVSEEVAREALRLASHKLPIKTKFVKREEIGGESNES; encoded by the coding sequence ATGTTAATGCCTAAACGAGTTAAATATCGTCGTGTATTCCGTGGTAAAATGCGCGGTACTACAAAAGGCGGAGCAACAGTTCAATTCGGCGAATACGGTCTACAAGCGCTAGATTCGGCGTGGATTACTAACCGTCAAATCGAAGCAGCACGTATTTCAATGACACGTTACATGAAACGTGGCGGTAAAGTATGGATCAACATCTTCCCGCACAAACCATATACGAAGAAGCCTCTTGAAGTCCGGATGGGTTCCGGTAAAGGTGCTGTAGAAGGCTGGGTTGCAGTTGTTAAACCTGGTAGAGTTATGTTCGAAATAGCAGGTGTATCGGAAGAAGTTGCACGTGAAGCACTTCGCCTTGCATCTCACAAACTTCCTATCAAAACTAAGTTTGTAAAACGTGAAGAAATTGGTGGTGAATCTAATGAAAGCTAA
- the rpmC gene encoding 50S ribosomal protein L29, with product MKANEIRDLTTAEIEQKVKSLKEELFNLRFQLATGQLENTARIREVRKSIARMKTVIRQREISANN from the coding sequence ATGAAAGCTAATGAAATCCGTGACTTAACAACTGCAGAGATTGAGCAAAAAGTGAAATCACTGAAAGAAGAGCTTTTCAACCTTCGCTTCCAACTTGCGACAGGTCAATTAGAAAACACTGCACGCATCCGAGAAGTTCGTAAATCGATTGCGCGCATGAAAACAGTAATACGTCAAAGAGAAATCAGTGCAAATAACTGA
- the rpsQ gene encoding 30S ribosomal protein S17, with product MTEERNQRKVYTGRVVSDKMDKTVTVMIETQKKHAKYGKRVKYSKKFKAHDELNEAKIGDVVRIMETRPLSATKRFRLLEVVEKAVII from the coding sequence ATGACTGAGGAGCGTAACCAGCGCAAAGTGTATACAGGCCGCGTTGTATCCGACAAAATGGATAAAACAGTTACTGTAATGATCGAAACGCAAAAGAAACATGCTAAATACGGTAAACGTGTTAAGTACTCTAAGAAATTTAAGGCCCACGATGAACTAAACGAAGCGAAAATCGGTGATGTTGTTCGTATTATGGAAACTCGTCCATTGTCAGCAACAAAACGTTTCCGCCTACTCGAAGTTGTCGAAAAAGCGGTCATCATCTAA
- the rplN gene encoding 50S ribosomal protein L14: protein MIQQESRMKVADNSGAREVLTIKVLGGSGRKVANIGDVVVVTVKKATPGGVVKKGEVVKAVIVRTKSGVRRKDGSYITFDENACVIIRDDKSPRGTRIFGPVARELRDSNFMKIISLAPEVL from the coding sequence ATGATCCAACAGGAAAGTCGTATGAAAGTCGCCGACAATTCAGGCGCTCGTGAAGTACTTACAATTAAGGTTTTAGGCGGTTCAGGCCGTAAAGTGGCAAATATCGGTGACGTAGTAGTAGTTACTGTTAAAAAAGCAACACCAGGTGGCGTTGTTAAAAAAGGTGAAGTCGTCAAGGCTGTTATCGTCCGCACGAAAAGCGGAGTACGCCGTAAAGACGGTTCTTACATTACTTTTGACGAAAACGCTTGTGTTATTATCCGTGACGACAAGAGCCCACGTGGAACTCGTATTTTCGGACCAGTTGCTCGCGAACTTCGTGACAGCAACTTCATGAAAATCATTTCACTAGCTCCTGAAGTTCTTTAA
- the rplX gene encoding 50S ribosomal protein L24 produces the protein MNVKKGDKVMVITGKDKGKTGVILVAFPKKDRVLVEGVNIVKKHTKPNQENPQGGIVSQEAAIHVSNVMLIDPKTGEPTRVGYKIEDGKKVRVAKKSGENLDK, from the coding sequence ATGAATGTTAAAAAAGGCGATAAAGTTATGGTCATCACTGGTAAAGACAAAGGTAAAACTGGTGTGATTCTAGTAGCTTTCCCTAAAAAGGATCGCGTGCTTGTTGAAGGTGTTAACATCGTCAAGAAACATACGAAACCTAACCAGGAAAATCCTCAAGGTGGAATTGTGAGCCAAGAGGCAGCTATCCATGTATCAAACGTCATGTTGATCGATCCTAAGACAGGCGAGCCAACTCGCGTAGGTTACAAGATTGAAGATGGCAAAAAAGTTCGTGTTGCTAAAAAATCCGGAGAAAACCTGGACAAATAA
- the rplE gene encoding 50S ribosomal protein L5: MSRLKDKFKNEVTPALMSKFEYTSVMQVPKVDKIVINMGVGDAVQNTKALDAAVEDLTIISGQKPVVTKAKKSIAGFRLREGMPIGTKVTLRGERMYEFLDKLISVSLPRVRDFRGVSKKAFDGRGNYTLGVKEQLIFPEIDYDKVSKIRGMDIVIVTTANSDEEAHELLMQFGMPFQK, translated from the coding sequence ATGAGCCGTTTAAAAGATAAGTTTAAAAACGAAGTCACACCTGCTCTTATGAGCAAGTTTGAATATACATCAGTAATGCAAGTACCAAAAGTTGATAAAATCGTCATTAACATGGGTGTTGGTGATGCTGTTCAAAACACGAAAGCACTAGATGCGGCAGTGGAAGATCTAACAATTATTTCGGGTCAAAAACCTGTTGTCACAAAAGCAAAGAAATCAATCGCTGGATTCCGTCTCCGTGAAGGCATGCCTATCGGAACGAAAGTTACTCTACGCGGCGAGCGTATGTATGAATTCCTAGACAAGCTGATTTCGGTTTCATTGCCCCGTGTACGTGACTTCCGTGGTGTTTCTAAGAAAGCATTCGACGGTCGCGGAAACTATACGCTTGGCGTAAAAGAGCAACTAATTTTCCCTGAAATTGATTATGATAAAGTATCTAAAATACGCGGTATGGATATCGTCATCGTTACGACTGCAAACTCCGATGAAGAAGCACATGAGTTATTAATGCAGTTCGGCATGCCGTTCCAAAAGTAA
- a CDS encoding type Z 30S ribosomal protein S14, which produces MAKKSMIAKQKRAPKFEVQAYTRCERCGRPHSVYRKFKLCRICFRELAYKGQIPGVKKASW; this is translated from the coding sequence GTGGCTAAAAAATCAATGATCGCTAAACAAAAACGCGCACCAAAATTCGAAGTGCAAGCATACACACGTTGTGAACGTTGTGGTCGTCCGCATTCCGTATATCGTAAATTCAAGCTTTGCCGTATTTGTTTCCGCGAGTTAGCATATAAGGGACAAATTCCTGGCGTCAAAAAAGCCAGCTGGTAA
- the rpsH gene encoding 30S ribosomal protein S8, with the protein MTMSDPIADMLTRIRNANMVRHEKLEVPASNMKKEIAEILKREGFVRDVEYVEDSKQGIIRIFLKYGQNNERVITGLKRISKPGLRVYAKTNEVPKVLNGLGIALVSTSNGVLTDKEARAKQVGGEVVAYVW; encoded by the coding sequence ATGACAATGAGTGATCCGATCGCAGACATGCTTACACGCATTCGTAACGCCAATATGGTTCGTCACGAAAAGCTTGAAGTACCTGCTTCAAACATGAAAAAAGAAATCGCAGAAATCCTTAAACGTGAAGGTTTCGTACGCGACGTTGAATATGTTGAGGATAGCAAACAAGGTATCATCCGCATTTTCCTTAAATATGGTCAAAATAACGAACGTGTTATTACTGGTCTTAAACGTATTTCAAAACCAGGTCTTCGTGTATACGCTAAAACAAACGAAGTTCCTAAAGTTTTGAACGGTCTTGGTATCGCCCTCGTTTCTACATCAAATGGCGTACTTACAGACAAAGAAGCACGCGCTAAACAAGTAGGCGGAGAAGTAGTAGCTTACGTCTGGTAA